The proteins below come from a single Malus sylvestris chromosome 3, drMalSylv7.2, whole genome shotgun sequence genomic window:
- the LOC126617368 gene encoding uncharacterized protein LOC126617368 isoform X2: MNFYLIFLLILLVSLSHDLFAHSSLATRKVQDEDTKTKVVRESSNDFRVKLYYSSSVEGNHHHVKRKALHEVHSGANPVSNSINSSAIEEVPSNRMTLIFFIIYVSFFAY, from the exons ATGAACTTCTACTTGATTTTTCTCCTAATCCTTCTAGTCTCCCTCTCCCATGATCTCTTTGCTCACTCAAGTTTGGCCACAAGAAAAGTacaag ATGAGGATACCAAGACTAAGGTAGTAAGAGAATCATCAAATGATTTCCGGGTCAAG CTCTACTATTCATCATCTGTTGAAGGAAATCATCATCATGTCAAAAGGAAAGCGTTGCACGAAGTACATTCAGGAGCAAATCCTGTCAGTAATTCTATAAATTCCTCAGCGATCGAAGAAGTACCTAGTAATCGTATGactcttattttctttatcatATATGTTTCTTTCTTTGCATATTAG
- the LOC126617368 gene encoding uncharacterized protein LOC126617368 isoform X1, protein MNFYLIFLLILLVSLSHDLFAHSSLATRKVQDEDTKTKVVRESSNDFRVKQLYYSSSVEGNHHHVKRKALHEVHSGANPVSNSINSSAIEEVPSNRMTLIFFIIYVSFFAY, encoded by the exons ATGAACTTCTACTTGATTTTTCTCCTAATCCTTCTAGTCTCCCTCTCCCATGATCTCTTTGCTCACTCAAGTTTGGCCACAAGAAAAGTacaag ATGAGGATACCAAGACTAAGGTAGTAAGAGAATCATCAAATGATTTCCGGGTCAAG CAGCTCTACTATTCATCATCTGTTGAAGGAAATCATCATCATGTCAAAAGGAAAGCGTTGCACGAAGTACATTCAGGAGCAAATCCTGTCAGTAATTCTATAAATTCCTCAGCGATCGAAGAAGTACCTAGTAATCGTATGactcttattttctttatcatATATGTTTCTTTCTTTGCATATTAG
- the LOC126617369 gene encoding non-specific lipid transfer protein GPI-anchored 31-like yields the protein MGAATRVWMSTVVMVMAVLSFGLGDCPAPVPAVDCSSLILNMADCLSFVSNGNTDTKLAETCCSGLKTVLKADASCLCETFKSSAQLGVVLNITKGTALPAAKVNH from the coding sequence atgggagcaGCAACGAGGGTTTGGATGAGCActgtggtgatggtgatggcgGTGCTGTCGTTTGGACTTGGGGACTGCCCGGCGCCGGTTCCTGCGGTGGACTGCTCGAGCCTGATCTTGAACATGGCGGACTGCTTGTCATTTGTGTCGAATGGGAACACGGACACGAAGCTGGCAGAGACTTGCTGCAGCGGCCTCAAGACTGTGCTCAAAGCCGACGCTTCCTGCCTCTGTGAGACCTTCAAAAGCAGTGCTCAACTCGGCGTCGTCTTGAACATCACCAAGGGCACCGCCCTCCCCGCCGCTAAAGTCAACCATTAG